The Hymenobacter sp. GOD-10R genome includes a window with the following:
- a CDS encoding tetratricopeptide repeat protein: MIRLLSSAKQCCGLMALGFILVGTPVHAQEEERGGNIALAKEYVRKGENEKAAFLFSRLRTDEQTAPNILPDYVSALQALHQYKDAEKLVKKGIRQRPQEPSYGVALGGVYDASGDKSAASKQYERVLSQLTAEQVVPVATEFAKRNQLDWTEKTYLRGRVLAKNDREYGPQLIQLYTQTQQTDKLLAETLRLVQDDAQQLPFVRNMLQNSLHEEKDFDALEKQLLANVQKYPEQMVYSELLLWLQMQRHDFTGALVQAKALDRRSRAEGGRVMDLASIAQRNKDYESAISGYEYVIREYRTGPFYGIARQRLVQAREEQVRNTYPVDPAKIRSLIGEYQQVLTELGKTPDTAPVLRNMATLYAFQLDEQDKAITLLQEVINMPRANADVVDEAKINLADIYLLRDEPWEATLLYSQVEKSHKDSPVGYEAKLRNARLSYFAGDFKLAQSHLDILKLATSREIANDAMQLSLFITDNTAMDTAGIALHDYAKVEQLVFQNKIPQAVQGIDNLLRKYPGHALMDDGWYLKAQLQRRTGDYQGALNTLQSITANPKYDVLSDDALFLSASILEENLQDREKAKEVYNQVLVKYPGSIYTAEARKRFRKLRGDAVNQ; the protein is encoded by the coding sequence ATGATCCGATTACTCTCTTCCGCTAAACAGTGCTGTGGACTCATGGCCCTGGGCTTTATACTAGTTGGAACACCCGTGCACGCCCAGGAAGAGGAGCGGGGCGGCAACATAGCACTGGCAAAAGAATACGTGCGGAAGGGAGAAAATGAAAAGGCAGCCTTTCTCTTTAGCCGCCTGCGCACAGACGAGCAAACGGCTCCCAACATCTTGCCCGATTATGTGAGTGCGCTCCAGGCGCTGCACCAGTACAAAGACGCCGAAAAGCTGGTGAAAAAGGGTATTCGCCAGCGCCCACAGGAACCTAGCTATGGCGTGGCGCTGGGAGGCGTGTACGACGCGTCAGGAGATAAAAGCGCTGCCAGCAAGCAATATGAGCGAGTACTGAGTCAGCTTACGGCCGAACAGGTAGTGCCCGTAGCTACTGAGTTCGCAAAGCGCAACCAGTTAGACTGGACCGAGAAAACCTACCTGCGGGGCCGTGTACTGGCTAAAAACGATCGGGAGTACGGCCCCCAGCTTATCCAGCTTTACACCCAGACGCAGCAAACCGACAAGCTGCTGGCCGAAACGCTACGCCTCGTGCAGGATGATGCCCAGCAGCTGCCTTTCGTGCGCAACATGCTCCAGAATAGTCTGCACGAGGAAAAGGACTTTGATGCGCTGGAAAAGCAGCTGCTAGCCAACGTGCAGAAGTACCCCGAGCAAATGGTGTACAGTGAGCTGCTGCTATGGCTTCAGATGCAGCGGCACGACTTCACTGGTGCCTTGGTGCAAGCCAAAGCCCTCGACCGGCGTAGCCGCGCCGAAGGCGGCCGCGTGATGGACCTAGCTTCCATTGCGCAGCGCAACAAAGATTACGAAAGTGCTATTTCCGGGTATGAATATGTCATTCGGGAATACCGTACAGGTCCTTTCTACGGCATTGCCCGGCAGCGGCTGGTGCAAGCCCGGGAAGAACAGGTTCGCAATACGTACCCCGTAGACCCCGCAAAGATCCGCAGCCTGATAGGGGAGTACCAGCAGGTACTGACGGAACTCGGTAAGACGCCCGACACAGCCCCGGTGCTACGCAACATGGCAACGCTCTACGCCTTTCAGCTCGACGAACAAGACAAGGCTATTACGCTGCTGCAAGAGGTCATCAACATGCCCCGCGCGAATGCCGATGTGGTTGACGAAGCCAAGATCAACCTAGCCGATATCTACCTGCTGCGCGACGAACCATGGGAGGCCACCTTGCTTTACTCGCAGGTAGAGAAATCGCACAAGGACTCGCCGGTGGGCTATGAGGCCAAATTACGGAATGCACGCCTCAGCTACTTCGCCGGCGACTTCAAGTTAGCCCAGAGTCACCTTGACATTTTGAAGCTCGCTACGAGCCGTGAAATCGCCAATGATGCCATGCAACTCTCGCTGTTCATCACTGATAATACGGCCATGGATACCGCAGGCATTGCCTTGCACGATTACGCAAAGGTAGAGCAGCTCGTTTTCCAGAATAAGATTCCGCAAGCAGTTCAGGGCATTGACAACCTGTTACGCAAGTATCCTGGGCACGCGCTTATGGATGACGGCTGGTATCTAAAGGCGCAGTTGCAGCGCCGCACGGGTGATTATCAGGGGGCGCTCAACACCTTGCAGAGTATCACGGCCAATCCGAAATACGACGTGCTTAGCGATGATGCGCTTTTCCTCTCCGCTAGCATTCTGGAGGAGAACCTGCAAGACCGGGAGAAAGCCAAGGAGGTGTACAACCAAGTGCTGGTGAAGTACCCCGGCAGCATCTACACCGCAGAAGCCCGTAAGCGCTTCCGCAAGCTGCGCGGCGACGCCGTAAACCAGTAG
- a CDS encoding pseudouridine synthase, giving the protein MGKKHNADENAGRRGRANNTPGRSGDGFRKFFDKPAGEKPGKDRARGGEGSRGSEYPSRPTFGRTGGKPSSGSGFPNRFEDRGGSSRGNDERRPTERGGYGSRNSFGSRDNNRTERPNNRFSDRREERPARPYEPKATWPGQPYQQEGKPTVPRGTAGERNRKFNKANPHENKPAAPAPRAEEFKRPESTGPDREIRPARPFDYRGAPENFGNSNNRGARPEGGFGQRSTGERGLGNRGFGSDRRDVANRREDSRRDDRGDAPRTFREIREAARAGEKRFGRDAGSNQAGKPKRGEVAGQAPDYKNLRHYEEDKNRGNKRRRNEDDFGNETMRLNRYIANAGICSRREADALIAAGEIRVNGEVVKEMGYQVQPSDTVQYGKTNLKREKLVYVLLNKPKDFITTTDDPEGRRTVMDLVAGASTERLFPVGRLDRNTTGLLLFTNDGEVAQKLSHPSHKNKKIYQVELSKPLTEEHLRQIADGVELEDGKAEVDDVAVVAGNAHFVGIELHIGRNRIVRRIFEHLGYEVVALDRVQYAGLTKKDLPRGKWRFLNEKEVIRLKYFM; this is encoded by the coding sequence ATGGGCAAGAAACACAACGCAGATGAGAACGCCGGCCGTCGGGGCCGCGCAAACAATACACCTGGCAGAAGCGGCGACGGATTCCGTAAGTTCTTCGATAAGCCAGCCGGCGAAAAGCCTGGAAAAGACCGGGCGAGGGGCGGAGAAGGCTCCCGGGGCAGTGAGTATCCTTCACGGCCTACTTTCGGGCGCACTGGGGGAAAGCCTAGCTCAGGCAGCGGCTTCCCAAACCGGTTTGAGGACCGTGGTGGCAGCAGCCGAGGCAACGACGAACGCCGCCCAACGGAGCGTGGTGGCTACGGAAGCCGGAACTCATTCGGTAGCCGGGATAACAACCGTACAGAGCGTCCGAACAACCGCTTCTCTGACCGCCGTGAGGAGCGCCCAGCTCGCCCTTATGAGCCAAAGGCAACGTGGCCTGGTCAGCCGTACCAACAAGAAGGTAAGCCAACGGTGCCACGTGGCACTGCCGGGGAGCGTAACCGGAAGTTCAACAAAGCAAACCCGCACGAAAACAAGCCCGCTGCCCCAGCCCCACGCGCGGAGGAGTTCAAGCGTCCTGAAAGTACCGGTCCAGACCGGGAGATACGGCCTGCCCGTCCTTTTGACTACCGCGGTGCACCCGAAAACTTTGGTAACAGCAATAACCGCGGCGCACGTCCTGAGGGTGGCTTTGGTCAGCGCAGCACCGGTGAGCGGGGCCTAGGCAACCGCGGCTTCGGTAGTGACCGTCGTGACGTCGCCAACCGGCGCGAAGATAGCCGTCGCGACGACAGAGGGGATGCTCCACGTACCTTCCGCGAAATACGCGAAGCTGCACGTGCGGGCGAAAAGCGCTTTGGGCGCGATGCAGGTTCTAACCAAGCAGGTAAGCCAAAGCGTGGTGAAGTAGCTGGACAAGCTCCAGACTACAAAAATCTACGTCACTACGAAGAGGATAAAAACCGTGGCAACAAGCGTCGGCGCAACGAGGATGATTTCGGCAACGAAACCATGCGTCTCAACCGCTACATCGCGAATGCAGGTATCTGTTCACGCCGCGAAGCGGATGCACTAATTGCCGCCGGCGAAATTCGGGTGAACGGCGAAGTGGTGAAGGAGATGGGTTACCAAGTGCAGCCCAGCGATACGGTGCAGTACGGCAAAACGAACCTCAAGCGCGAAAAGCTCGTGTACGTGTTGCTGAACAAGCCCAAGGATTTCATCACGACTACTGACGACCCCGAAGGCCGCAGAACGGTGATGGACTTAGTAGCCGGAGCTTCCACGGAGCGCTTGTTCCCTGTCGGTCGCCTAGACCGCAACACAACGGGGTTGCTGCTATTCACCAACGACGGCGAAGTAGCGCAGAAGCTTAGCCACCCTTCTCACAAGAATAAGAAAATCTATCAGGTAGAACTCAGCAAACCGCTGACTGAAGAACACCTGCGTCAGATTGCAGATGGCGTAGAGCTGGAAGATGGCAAAGCTGAAGTGGATGATGTCGCCGTTGTAGCAGGCAATGCACACTTTGTTGGCATTGAGTTGCACATTGGTCGCAACCGCATTGTGCGTCGCATCTTCGAACACTTGGGGTATGAAGTGGTAGCGCTCGATCGGGTGCAGTATGCCGGATTGACGAAGAAGGATTTGCCCCGGGGCAAGTGGCGCTTCCTCAACGAGAAAGAAGTTATTCGGTTAAAGTATTTTATGTGA
- a CDS encoding type III pantothenate kinase, with amino-acid sequence MRSLTIDIGNTAIKYGCFENGVLQESAIVQTSEQLLAATERIAAAHAIVSSVVEPTATWAAALQPAVLGQVVEFSPATTPLPIHNAYATPHTLGADRLAAAVGAAWLRPNADTLILDVGTAIKCDWVEGGHTFRGGSIAPGLRLRFQALHTFTGRLPLVEMPADLGAPVPLTGDDTQSAIRSGVLNGAVAEVNGLIDSYRRQQGNLGVILTGGDANFFQPRLKGRIFVIPELVLIGLHRILVHNVEE; translated from the coding sequence ATGCGTAGCCTGACCATTGATATTGGCAATACCGCCATCAAATATGGCTGCTTTGAAAATGGCGTACTACAGGAATCAGCGATAGTACAGACGAGTGAGCAGCTGCTAGCAGCGACAGAGCGGATAGCAGCTGCTCACGCCATCGTCTCGTCGGTAGTGGAGCCAACTGCTACGTGGGCGGCTGCGCTACAGCCAGCAGTGCTAGGGCAAGTAGTAGAATTTAGTCCGGCAACAACGCCTCTTCCTATTCACAACGCATACGCGACGCCGCACACCCTAGGGGCCGACCGGCTAGCGGCGGCCGTTGGTGCTGCTTGGCTGCGGCCGAATGCAGATACCCTTATTCTGGACGTTGGCACCGCCATCAAGTGTGACTGGGTAGAAGGAGGGCACACGTTCCGAGGAGGTAGCATAGCACCCGGTTTGCGGTTGCGTTTCCAGGCCCTACATACGTTTACGGGGCGTCTGCCGTTGGTGGAAATGCCAGCAGACCTAGGTGCCCCAGTTCCACTCACCGGTGATGACACGCAAAGTGCTATTCGGAGCGGAGTGCTCAACGGAGCCGTAGCCGAGGTTAACGGCCTGATCGACAGCTACCGGCGGCAGCAAGGAAACCTAGGTGTCATCTTAACAGGTGGCGACGCGAACTTTTTTCAACCCCGGCTGAAAGGCCGTATCTTTGTCATCCCCGAACTCGTGCTGATCGGGCTTCACCGAATTTTGGTGCATAATGTGGAAGAATAA
- the lptC gene encoding LPS export ABC transporter periplasmic protein LptC: MVRNRNLLTCGLLLLGLLGVASCKKKEEGPAKKITYTGPTVETSNVLTLISDSAKLQIRLKAPLELTFESGDQIYPKGMNVLFYSKDGKKVVNTLQGKYGKYEKGKNLYTVRGDVRVSNEEQQQKMYTEEMFYDKLKNIIYTDSATFAKVITPTDSLTGYGLTYNMATSRYRFSRPTGAFTAQVPAEKQK, encoded by the coding sequence ATGGTCCGCAATAGAAATTTGCTTACGTGTGGTCTTTTGCTGCTAGGCCTGCTAGGTGTAGCTAGCTGTAAGAAGAAGGAGGAGGGCCCTGCGAAGAAAATCACGTACACGGGGCCAACCGTCGAAACGAGCAATGTACTGACCCTGATTAGTGATTCGGCTAAGCTACAAATTCGATTGAAAGCGCCTCTGGAGCTAACCTTTGAGAGCGGCGACCAGATCTACCCGAAGGGAATGAACGTCTTGTTTTACAGCAAAGACGGGAAAAAAGTCGTGAACACCCTGCAGGGTAAGTACGGCAAGTACGAAAAAGGGAAGAACCTCTACACCGTGCGCGGCGACGTGCGGGTGAGCAATGAGGAGCAGCAACAGAAGATGTACACGGAGGAAATGTTCTACGACAAGCTCAAGAACATTATCTACACTGACTCGGCTACGTTCGCCAAAGTTATTACCCCTACCGACTCGCTAACGGGTTACGGCCTCACTTACAACATGGCCACGAGCAGGTACCGCTTCAGTAGGCCTACTGGCGCATTCACCGCGCAAGTGCCTGCTGAAAAACAGAAATAG
- a CDS encoding tetratricopeptide repeat protein: MSKIPYTRNSPTARQQTTQVPADPNQPFGEVNPEHPLLEDPDALAERLANSEDFLRRNKTILLGVLAVVVLAVAGAFGYYTWRSSQDEKGQAAMFQAVHYWEADSLQKAMKGDGQYDGLESVASQYGGTKAGNLANFYAGVASLKEGKFQAAIDYLEDFSSDDLLVQARAYALLGDANLELGKTKEAADLYEKAANTNANEFFSPSYLLKEATARELAKDYDGAIKAYDKIINDYQTAVEVNDAREAKARVEALAGK; this comes from the coding sequence ATGTCGAAGATTCCCTATACGCGCAATAGCCCAACGGCACGCCAGCAAACCACGCAGGTGCCCGCTGATCCGAACCAACCGTTTGGTGAGGTAAATCCGGAGCACCCTTTGTTGGAAGATCCAGATGCGTTGGCTGAGCGCTTAGCCAACTCAGAAGATTTCTTGCGTCGGAACAAGACCATACTGCTAGGCGTGCTAGCCGTGGTGGTATTGGCCGTAGCGGGCGCATTTGGATATTACACGTGGCGTTCCTCCCAGGACGAGAAAGGCCAAGCGGCAATGTTCCAAGCGGTGCACTATTGGGAAGCCGATTCATTGCAAAAAGCTATGAAAGGCGATGGTCAGTACGATGGCTTAGAGTCTGTTGCTTCGCAGTACGGCGGTACGAAAGCTGGCAACCTAGCTAACTTCTACGCTGGTGTCGCTTCACTGAAGGAAGGTAAATTCCAAGCAGCCATCGACTACCTGGAAGACTTCAGCTCGGATGATCTGCTAGTACAAGCCCGTGCTTACGCGTTGCTCGGTGATGCTAACTTAGAGCTAGGCAAAACCAAGGAAGCAGCTGACTTATATGAGAAGGCCGCTAACACCAACGCTAATGAGTTCTTCTCGCCTAGCTATTTGCTGAAAGAAGCAACTGCTCGGGAGCTAGCAAAAGATTACGACGGAGCAATTAAGGCATACGACAAGATCATCAACGACTACCAAACGGCAGTTGAGGTGAACGATGCACGCGAGGCAAAAGCACGTGTGGAGGCGCTAGCCGGTAAGTAG
- the recJ gene encoding single-stranded-DNA-specific exonuclease RecJ — protein sequence MEKRWIRKPAPDPTQVRQLADTLRINEAIISLLCQRSVCSFEEAKSYFRPSLDELPNPMLMRDMDRAVDRLVRALHSGEKVLVFGDYDVDGTTSVALVYAYLCPFFGPERIDYYIPDRYQEGYGVSEAGIEYAVEHGFQLIIALDCGVKAVEKVVYANERGVDFIICDHHLPGEEIPAAVAVLDPKRSDCPYPDKNLSGCGVGFKLMQAFSQQQGFDEEPLHDLLDLLVVSIAADIVPIHGENRILAYHGLRLLNDQSRPMRPGLDALRELAGLHNGTLNISSLVFGFAPRINAAGRMGDAKRSVAMLLAATKEDAIQKAGVVDKTNTERRGFDTSITKEALQMIEDSLALRNASSTVLFKQDWHKGVVGIVASRCIDKYYRPTIILTESNGKATGSARSVIGFDVHEAIGECADLLDQYGGHMYAAGLTMPVENVPAFQERFERIVAGRIRPEQLIPPVEIDGVLHLSEVTNSFYRVLCQMEPFGPGNPNPVFESGSVYAVPDSVRIVGNSHLKLVVTQDGRHTVDAIGFSLADYYEPISKGFPFSMCYTVDMNEYRGVKSLQLRLKDIRL from the coding sequence ATGGAAAAACGATGGATACGCAAGCCCGCGCCCGACCCGACGCAGGTTCGGCAGCTAGCCGATACGCTGCGTATCAACGAGGCGATTATTTCCTTGCTGTGCCAGCGGTCGGTGTGCTCCTTCGAGGAAGCTAAATCTTATTTTCGACCTAGCTTAGACGAGCTGCCCAACCCCATGCTGATGCGTGACATGGACCGGGCCGTAGATCGACTCGTTCGTGCCCTGCACAGCGGAGAGAAAGTGCTGGTGTTCGGCGACTACGACGTGGATGGTACCACTTCAGTGGCACTCGTTTACGCGTATCTGTGCCCCTTCTTCGGGCCTGAGCGCATCGATTACTACATCCCCGACCGGTACCAGGAAGGCTACGGCGTTTCGGAGGCGGGCATTGAGTATGCCGTCGAGCATGGCTTCCAGCTGATTATTGCCCTCGACTGCGGCGTGAAAGCCGTGGAGAAAGTGGTGTATGCCAATGAGCGAGGGGTCGACTTCATCATCTGCGACCACCACTTGCCCGGCGAGGAAATACCCGCTGCCGTGGCCGTGTTGGACCCCAAGCGCTCCGATTGCCCTTATCCGGATAAGAACCTCTCCGGTTGCGGCGTTGGCTTCAAGCTCATGCAGGCTTTTAGTCAACAGCAAGGCTTCGATGAGGAGCCGCTGCATGACCTGCTCGACTTGCTGGTGGTGAGTATCGCGGCCGATATTGTGCCTATTCACGGTGAGAATCGCATCCTCGCGTATCATGGTTTACGCCTGCTAAACGATCAGAGCCGGCCTATGCGCCCCGGGCTAGATGCTTTGCGGGAGCTAGCTGGCCTGCACAATGGCACATTGAACATCAGCAGTCTTGTATTCGGCTTTGCGCCCCGCATCAACGCGGCGGGCCGTATGGGCGACGCGAAGCGCTCGGTGGCAATGCTGCTAGCGGCCACGAAAGAGGATGCCATTCAAAAAGCCGGCGTAGTCGACAAGACAAATACCGAGCGGCGCGGCTTTGATACGAGCATCACCAAGGAGGCGCTGCAAATGATTGAAGACAGCTTAGCGCTGCGCAATGCTAGCTCTACGGTACTCTTCAAGCAGGACTGGCACAAAGGCGTAGTAGGCATTGTGGCCTCGCGCTGCATCGATAAGTATTACCGGCCCACCATCATCCTGACCGAAAGCAACGGCAAAGCCACTGGTTCGGCTCGTTCCGTTATCGGGTTTGATGTGCACGAGGCTATCGGCGAGTGCGCCGACCTGCTCGATCAGTACGGCGGCCACATGTACGCCGCTGGCCTGACTATGCCAGTGGAGAATGTTCCTGCTTTTCAAGAGCGGTTCGAACGCATTGTGGCAGGGCGTATCCGGCCGGAGCAGCTGATTCCGCCCGTTGAAATTGATGGGGTGCTGCACTTGAGCGAGGTGACGAACAGCTTCTATCGGGTGCTCTGCCAGATGGAGCCCTTCGGCCCTGGCAACCCCAACCCGGTGTTTGAATCCGGATCGGTGTACGCGGTGCCGGACTCAGTGCGTATTGTTGGCAATTCGCACCTGAAGCTGGTCGTCACGCAAGACGGTCGCCACACCGTTGATGCCATCGGCTTCAGCCTAGCCGATTATTACGAGCCTATTTCAAAAGGTTTCCCGTTCAGCATGTGCTACACCGTAGACATGAACGAGTACCGCGGCGTAAAGTCCCTGCAACTGCGGCTAAAGGATATTCGCCTGTAG
- a CDS encoding peptidylprolyl isomerase has product MALINTIREKSGWAVGAIVIGLLLFMVGGDLIGGRNRLFNRNETTVGEIAGEKVDRADFENTLEQAKQNFIAQQGRQPDEQTMGYLRDQAWNQTIYRIAFQKEFDRLGLKVSDEEVVDLVQGKNMDPSVRQAFTDPKTGQFDRAKLIQYLQNLDKLPPQAQDMWHNFEAGLTPTRLGNKYNNLIKMSTYVTTAEAKRFNEDQNAKANIRYLFVPYFSISDSSVKVGNEQLQAYLDAHKSRYKVEEGRNIEYVSIPVVASKEDSAAVKNTVNQLAEQFRSAPNDSLFVKLNSDQPYNGAFITPADMPEKLREQLPLQVGTVYGPYAENGVYSIFKVTGEKAGTQPSARASHILIKPEGTTPEAKAAAKAKAQDILNKIKAGADFAAMARQYGTDGTTATGGDLGWFTQGRMVPEFEKAVFGATKTGLLPAPVETSFGYHIIKITAPKTNQTYQVAALQKVIVPSDATREAAYQKAQELKGQAEDLESFRKAVAKDKTLQKQEAKGLDRGARNVNNLQNARSVVRWAYGFNPDGKSTKIGDVSPVFDDLGDQYVIAVLTGERSKGTADVASLKPELAAQVRNEEKAKQIIAKLSGKSGSLEQIAAAYGSNAQVKTANDVVLASSTIPGLGSEPVAVGKAFGMKPGQKSVPIQGEQGVLIVETVSVNKPTAPADVKTIRQQLASQRSARLDGAIYEAVKAKSEIKDERTKFF; this is encoded by the coding sequence ATGGCTTTAATTAACACGATTCGCGAAAAATCGGGCTGGGCTGTTGGCGCCATCGTCATCGGCTTGCTACTCTTTATGGTGGGTGGCGACCTGATCGGCGGACGCAACCGTCTCTTCAATCGTAACGAAACGACGGTGGGCGAGATAGCCGGTGAAAAAGTGGACCGCGCTGACTTTGAGAATACCCTGGAGCAAGCCAAGCAAAACTTCATCGCCCAGCAAGGCCGCCAGCCCGACGAGCAAACGATGGGCTACCTGCGCGACCAGGCCTGGAACCAAACCATCTACCGCATTGCCTTCCAGAAGGAGTTCGACCGCCTAGGTCTGAAAGTTTCGGACGAGGAGGTGGTAGATCTGGTACAGGGTAAAAACATGGATCCTAGCGTACGCCAGGCCTTCACCGACCCTAAGACGGGTCAGTTCGACCGCGCGAAGCTGATTCAGTACCTACAAAACCTCGACAAGCTGCCGCCCCAAGCTCAGGACATGTGGCACAACTTTGAGGCTGGCTTGACGCCCACGCGTCTTGGCAACAAGTACAACAATCTAATCAAAATGTCGACGTACGTGACGACGGCTGAAGCCAAGCGTTTCAACGAAGACCAAAATGCCAAAGCCAACATCCGTTACTTGTTTGTGCCGTACTTCTCCATCTCCGACTCGTCGGTGAAAGTGGGCAACGAGCAGTTGCAAGCTTACCTCGACGCGCACAAGAGCCGTTATAAAGTAGAGGAAGGCCGCAACATCGAGTACGTGAGCATTCCGGTAGTAGCGTCGAAAGAAGACAGTGCTGCTGTTAAAAACACGGTAAATCAGCTCGCAGAGCAGTTCCGCAGCGCCCCGAACGATTCGTTGTTCGTGAAGCTCAATTCTGATCAGCCCTACAATGGAGCGTTCATCACGCCAGCTGACATGCCTGAAAAGCTTCGTGAGCAGCTGCCCTTGCAAGTAGGTACCGTGTATGGCCCTTACGCTGAAAACGGCGTGTACTCTATCTTCAAAGTGACGGGTGAGAAAGCCGGCACGCAGCCTTCAGCCCGCGCCAGCCATATCCTGATCAAGCCAGAAGGCACTACGCCAGAGGCCAAAGCGGCTGCCAAAGCCAAAGCCCAGGACATTCTAAATAAGATCAAAGCAGGCGCTGACTTCGCCGCTATGGCTCGTCAGTACGGCACCGATGGCACTACGGCTACCGGCGGCGACCTAGGTTGGTTCACCCAGGGCCGGATGGTACCTGAGTTTGAAAAAGCTGTATTTGGTGCTACCAAGACGGGCCTATTGCCTGCTCCGGTAGAAACTTCTTTCGGCTACCACATCATCAAAATCACGGCGCCTAAAACCAACCAGACGTACCAGGTGGCTGCCCTGCAGAAGGTTATTGTGCCTTCTGATGCTACGCGCGAAGCCGCTTACCAAAAAGCGCAAGAGCTGAAAGGCCAAGCCGAAGACCTAGAGTCGTTCCGCAAGGCCGTTGCGAAAGACAAAACCTTGCAGAAGCAGGAAGCCAAAGGCCTCGACCGTGGTGCCCGCAACGTGAACAACCTGCAAAACGCCCGCTCGGTAGTGCGTTGGGCATACGGCTTCAACCCCGATGGCAAGAGCACCAAAATCGGAGACGTGTCGCCGGTGTTTGATGACCTAGGTGACCAGTACGTAATTGCTGTGTTGACTGGTGAGCGGAGTAAAGGCACGGCCGACGTAGCTAGCTTGAAGCCCGAGCTAGCTGCCCAGGTTCGCAACGAAGAGAAGGCCAAGCAGATCATCGCGAAGCTGAGTGGCAAGTCGGGCTCGTTGGAGCAGATTGCTGCCGCCTACGGTTCTAATGCCCAGGTAAAAACAGCCAACGACGTTGTGCTAGCTTCCAGCACCATTCCGGGCCTAGGCAGTGAGCCAGTTGCCGTAGGAAAAGCCTTTGGAATGAAGCCCGGCCAGAAGTCGGTGCCAATCCAAGGAGAGCAAGGCGTGCTGATCGTTGAAACGGTAAGCGTCAACAAGCCTACAGCTCCCGCCGATGTGAAGACCATTCGTCAGCAGCTGGCCTCCCAGCGTTCGGCCCGTCTCGACGGTGCCATCTACGAAGCGGTGAAAGCCAAATCGGAGATCAAAGACGAGCGTACGAAGTTCTTCTAA
- a CDS encoding TraR/DksA family transcriptional regulator yields MSEENLRYSREELAEFEEIIQDKLTAARKELAFIKETLSRRNDSGTDNTASSSKVLEDGADTAEKESLNQLASRQMKFIQQLENAQHRIKNGTYGVCIGTGKLIPKERLRAVPHTQHSIEAKMARRD; encoded by the coding sequence ATGAGTGAAGAGAACCTGCGCTATTCCAGGGAAGAACTGGCTGAATTCGAGGAGATCATCCAAGATAAGCTCACGGCAGCCCGCAAGGAATTAGCATTCATCAAAGAAACGCTGAGCCGTCGGAACGACTCGGGTACTGACAACACAGCTTCTTCCTCTAAGGTGTTGGAAGATGGTGCTGACACGGCCGAGAAGGAAAGCTTGAATCAGCTAGCTTCACGCCAGATGAAGTTCATCCAGCAGCTTGAAAATGCCCAACACCGTATCAAAAACGGTACGTATGGCGTGTGCATTGGCACTGGCAAGCTAATTCCAAAAGAGCGTTTGCGTGCTGTGCCGCATACGCAACATTCTATTGAAGCCAAAATGGCCCGTCGCGACTAA
- the ribH gene encoding 6,7-dimethyl-8-ribityllumazine synthase, producing the protein MATSLKNLSDYTSDNFIDITDKRFGLVVAEWNREITDVLSAGAYETLLKHGAQADNIFRNTVPGSFELTFGAQLLAQHEEIDAVVCLGVVIKGETKHDDYICHAVANGITNVSLKFNKPVIFGLVTTNNLEQAWDRAGGKHGNKGVEAAVAAIHMLGF; encoded by the coding sequence ATGGCCACATCACTTAAGAACCTGAGCGATTATACGTCCGACAATTTTATCGATATCACGGACAAGCGTTTTGGCTTGGTAGTCGCGGAGTGGAACCGTGAGATTACGGACGTACTAAGTGCTGGCGCCTACGAGACGTTGCTTAAGCACGGCGCACAAGCGGATAATATATTTCGCAACACGGTGCCTGGCAGCTTCGAGCTAACCTTCGGTGCTCAACTGTTGGCGCAACACGAAGAGATAGATGCGGTCGTTTGCTTAGGGGTAGTAATCAAAGGCGAAACCAAGCACGACGATTACATCTGTCACGCCGTGGCCAATGGTATTACGAACGTAAGCTTGAAGTTCAACAAGCCCGTTATTTTTGGCTTGGTCACGACGAACAACTTAGAGCAAGCTTGGGACCGTGCCGGTGGTAAGCATGGCAACAAAGGCGTAGAAGCGGCAGTGGCAGCTATTCACATGCTCGGTTTCTAG